Proteins co-encoded in one Diaminobutyricimonas sp. LJ205 genomic window:
- a CDS encoding GntR family transcriptional regulator, whose translation MTDAAVPSNSQPSSRPSKSQQAYAFVRARIDDGRYTPGFRLVLGQIAKQLGVSVVPVREAIRRLEAEGLVTFERNVGAQVAMVDEREYFYTMETLSLVEGAATALSAPFVTGSDLIQAREINGKMIDSLEHFDPRQFTELNRAFHSVIFEHCPNPHVLDLVHRGWKRLAVLRDSTFSFVPGRARESVDEHERLLQLIETGATPLEIELAARAHRTSTLDAMLSYQATHQTESAGR comes from the coding sequence ATGACGGATGCTGCGGTGCCCAGTAACTCCCAGCCGAGCTCGAGGCCGAGCAAGTCCCAGCAGGCCTACGCGTTCGTCCGCGCCCGCATCGACGATGGTCGCTACACGCCCGGCTTCCGCCTGGTGCTCGGCCAGATCGCCAAGCAACTCGGCGTGAGCGTGGTGCCCGTGCGCGAGGCGATCCGCCGCCTCGAGGCCGAGGGACTCGTGACCTTCGAGCGCAACGTCGGCGCCCAGGTCGCGATGGTCGACGAACGCGAATACTTCTACACGATGGAGACGCTGAGCCTCGTCGAGGGCGCTGCCACCGCGCTGTCGGCCCCGTTCGTGACCGGCAGCGACCTCATTCAGGCCCGCGAGATCAACGGCAAGATGATCGACAGCCTCGAGCATTTCGACCCGCGCCAGTTCACGGAGCTGAACCGGGCCTTTCACTCCGTGATCTTCGAGCACTGCCCGAACCCGCACGTGCTCGACCTCGTGCACCGCGGTTGGAAGCGGCTCGCCGTGCTGCGCGACTCCACTTTCAGTTTCGTGCCCGGCCGCGCCCGTGAATCCGTTGACGAGCACGAGCGCCTGCTGCAGCTGATCGAAACGGGCGCGACTCCCCTCGAAATCGAGCTCGCTGCCCGAGCCCACCGCACCAGCACGCTCGACGCCATGCTCTCCTACCAAGCCACTCACCAGACCGAAAGCGCAG
- a CDS encoding fumarylacetoacetate hydrolase family protein, with product MTDHEPAGRTGTGIDAEASLRRPGKIIALHLNYPSRIAQRGRAPEQPSYFLKPSTSVASSGGVIERPAGTELLAFEGEIALVIGSAAKNVAREDAWSHVAAVTAANDFGVYDLRWADKGSNLRSKGGDGFTPLGPRLIDARSVDPAALRIRTWVDGVLVQDDTTAELAFTFDQLVADLSELITLEEGDVILTGTPAGSSVVAPGQTVEVEVDAPGAAGAPSSGRLVTSVVEGRVAPGAHGAGPKVDDLQRAEAWGSPEAAGIPAAPKPFELTASLREKLASVGTATLSAQLRKRGLDNVTIDGVHPTHPGERMIGRARTLRFIPNREDLFESHGGGFNAQKRAFDSLGEGDVLVIEARGEAGTGTVGDILALRAQVLGAAGIVTDGGIRDLATVAALTIPAYSQGGHPAVLGRRHVPWDTDLTIACGGTAVQPGDVIVGDDDGVLVIPPRYVEEVVEAAIVQEREEQYIAEQVAAGESVDGLYPMNATWKKRYEEARER from the coding sequence ATGACCGATCATGAGCCTGCGGGCCGTACCGGGACTGGCATCGACGCCGAAGCCAGCCTGCGACGGCCCGGCAAGATTATCGCGCTGCATCTGAACTACCCCAGCCGCATTGCCCAGCGTGGCCGGGCGCCTGAGCAGCCCTCCTACTTCCTCAAGCCGAGCACGTCGGTGGCTTCCAGCGGCGGTGTGATCGAACGCCCGGCCGGCACCGAACTGCTCGCCTTCGAGGGCGAAATCGCCCTGGTGATCGGCTCCGCAGCGAAGAACGTCGCTCGTGAGGACGCCTGGTCGCATGTGGCCGCGGTGACCGCCGCCAACGACTTCGGTGTCTACGACCTGCGCTGGGCCGACAAGGGCTCCAACTTGCGGTCGAAGGGCGGCGACGGGTTCACGCCGCTCGGACCGCGCCTGATCGACGCGCGCTCGGTCGATCCGGCCGCGCTGCGCATCCGCACCTGGGTCGACGGTGTGCTCGTCCAGGATGACACCACCGCCGAACTGGCGTTCACGTTCGACCAGCTGGTCGCCGACCTGTCCGAGCTGATCACCCTGGAAGAGGGAGATGTCATCCTCACCGGCACCCCAGCCGGGTCTAGCGTGGTTGCGCCGGGGCAGACCGTGGAAGTGGAAGTGGATGCCCCGGGCGCCGCGGGTGCGCCATCGAGCGGCCGACTCGTCACCAGCGTCGTCGAGGGCCGGGTCGCACCCGGCGCACACGGCGCGGGGCCGAAGGTCGACGACCTCCAGCGCGCGGAAGCCTGGGGCAGCCCTGAGGCGGCGGGCATCCCCGCTGCGCCGAAGCCGTTCGAACTCACCGCTTCGCTGCGCGAGAAGCTCGCCTCGGTGGGCACCGCCACGCTCAGCGCTCAGTTGCGCAAGCGCGGCCTGGACAACGTGACCATCGATGGCGTGCACCCGACGCATCCCGGCGAGCGGATGATCGGCCGCGCGCGCACCCTGCGTTTCATCCCGAACCGGGAAGACCTCTTCGAATCGCATGGCGGAGGCTTCAACGCCCAGAAGCGTGCCTTCGACTCGCTCGGTGAGGGCGACGTGCTCGTGATCGAGGCGCGCGGCGAAGCCGGCACCGGAACGGTCGGCGACATCCTCGCGCTGCGGGCACAGGTGCTCGGGGCCGCCGGGATCGTGACCGACGGCGGCATCCGCGACCTGGCGACCGTGGCGGCGCTGACGATTCCCGCCTACTCGCAGGGTGGGCACCCCGCGGTGCTCGGCCGCAGGCACGTGCCGTGGGACACCGATCTGACGATCGCCTGCGGCGGCACCGCCGTGCAGCCGGGCGACGTGATCGTCGGCGACGACGACGGGGTGCTGGTCATCCCGCCGCGGTACGTCGAGGAGGTCGTCGAAGCCGCCATCGTCCAGGAACGCGAAGAGCAGTACATCGCCGAGCAGGTCGCCGCGGGGGAGAGCGTCGACGGGCTCTACCCGATGAACGCGACCTGGAAGAAGCGCTACGAGGAGGCCCGCGAACGATGA
- a CDS encoding thiamine pyrophosphate-binding protein, translating to MPCVSAHVAITLARHVDHVFGVMGNGNAYFLDALERETSASFTAVRHEGGAVVAADAYHRSGGGLAAATATYGAGFTNTLTALAEAVQARVPLVLVVGDEPTSGRRSWDVDQIALASGVGARTYTVGRADAAATTIIAIEHALSYRVPTVLAIPYDVATVDAGPVPVTPEPQLPEPLIPTGPFATAAVKDAAAALAGAHRPVLLAGRGAWLAGAGEALGALAEATGALTASTALGRGLFPDARYDLGVTGGFGAEAAMALIHDADVAVVFGASLNQFTMRFGGLFAPGTRVIQVDVAPTATHPHIGAFIRGDAAVVANALVAELGARGAAPRGWRESLDLSGVTEHDPGEPLASDGRLDPRSAARRIAELLPSDRVVVSDGGHFLGWSNMYWPVASPDRMVMVGTAYQSIGLGFPSVPGAAMAKPDATIVLSTGDGGGLMALADLETAVRVAGGRGLAVVWNDAAYGAEVNLYGLKGLADGPMRIPEVDFASLASAVGAEGVVVRELPDLDTLADWTDRPADERPFLLLDLRISGEIIAPYYQEIFRVNS from the coding sequence ATGCCTTGCGTTTCCGCCCACGTCGCCATCACGCTGGCCCGCCACGTCGACCACGTTTTCGGGGTGATGGGCAACGGCAACGCCTACTTCCTCGACGCGCTCGAGCGCGAGACATCCGCCTCCTTCACCGCGGTTCGCCACGAGGGCGGCGCCGTTGTCGCGGCCGACGCCTACCACCGGTCGGGCGGCGGCCTGGCCGCGGCAACCGCCACCTACGGTGCAGGGTTCACCAACACGCTCACGGCCCTGGCCGAGGCGGTGCAGGCGCGGGTGCCACTGGTGCTCGTTGTGGGCGACGAGCCGACTTCCGGGCGCCGGTCGTGGGATGTCGACCAGATCGCGCTCGCGTCGGGAGTCGGCGCGCGCACCTACACGGTGGGGCGAGCGGATGCCGCGGCCACCACCATCATCGCGATCGAGCATGCACTGTCCTACCGGGTGCCCACGGTGCTCGCGATCCCGTACGACGTGGCCACCGTCGACGCCGGCCCGGTTCCGGTCACTCCCGAGCCGCAGCTGCCCGAACCGCTGATCCCCACCGGCCCCTTCGCCACCGCCGCAGTGAAAGATGCGGCGGCAGCGCTGGCCGGCGCGCACCGGCCGGTGCTGTTGGCCGGTCGTGGGGCCTGGCTGGCCGGCGCCGGCGAGGCGCTCGGCGCCCTGGCCGAGGCCACCGGTGCCCTCACCGCGTCGACCGCTCTCGGCCGCGGCCTCTTCCCCGACGCACGCTACGATCTCGGCGTCACCGGAGGGTTCGGCGCCGAGGCTGCGATGGCCCTGATCCACGACGCCGACGTCGCCGTGGTGTTCGGTGCCTCGCTCAATCAGTTCACCATGCGGTTCGGCGGCCTGTTCGCGCCCGGCACCCGCGTGATCCAGGTCGATGTCGCCCCGACGGCCACGCACCCACACATTGGAGCGTTCATTCGCGGCGACGCAGCAGTCGTGGCGAATGCCCTGGTCGCGGAGCTCGGTGCTCGAGGAGCGGCGCCGCGCGGATGGCGCGAATCGCTGGACCTCAGCGGAGTCACCGAGCACGATCCCGGCGAGCCCCTCGCCTCCGACGGCCGCCTCGACCCGCGGTCGGCGGCGCGACGGATCGCTGAGCTGCTGCCGTCCGATCGAGTGGTGGTCTCCGACGGCGGCCACTTCCTCGGCTGGTCGAACATGTACTGGCCGGTTGCGTCGCCGGATCGGATGGTCATGGTCGGCACCGCGTACCAGTCGATCGGCCTTGGCTTCCCGAGCGTGCCAGGAGCAGCGATGGCCAAACCAGACGCCACCATTGTGCTGAGCACGGGCGACGGCGGTGGGCTCATGGCGCTGGCCGACCTGGAGACCGCGGTGCGCGTCGCCGGCGGGCGCGGGCTTGCCGTGGTCTGGAACGACGCTGCCTATGGCGCCGAGGTCAACCTCTACGGGCTGAAGGGTCTCGCCGACGGCCCGATGCGCATTCCCGAGGTCGATTTCGCATCCCTCGCGTCCGCTGTCGGCGCCGAGGGCGTGGTGGTCCGGGAACTGCCCGATCTGGACACGCTCGCCGACTGGACCGACCGGCCAGCCGACGAGCGACCATTCCTGTTGCTGGATCTGCGCATCTCGGGCGAGATCATCGCGCCGTATTACCAGGAGATTTTCCGCGTGAACAGCTGA
- a CDS encoding FAD-binding monooxygenase, with protein sequence MQFHHHGYVSGDPRISPPAGTGVNRPEQLPDEVDVLIVGSGPAGMILAAQLSQFPQINTRIIEQRPGRLEIGQADGIQARSVETFQAFGFAEQISSEAYHITEMCFWGPDPEDPTKIIRTDRAVDDETGISEFPHLIVNQARVLDYFAEVAANSPTRLTPDYALEFVGLEVADEGDFPVTVTLREGAGDRAGEERQVRAKYVVGCDGARSAVRESIGRKLVGTHAKHAWAVMDTLAVTDFPDIRTKCAIQSQVGSILLIPREGGYLFRMYVDLGEIADEDHHRVRQTTVETAIVKANAILHPYTLDVKNVAWYSVYEVGHRLTDKFDDATPETGRSPHVFITGDACHTHSAKAGQGMNVSMQDGFNLGWKLAHVLTGRSPEKLLQTYSDERQVIAQNLIDFDKVWSTMMAKKPEEFESPKELGEFYVRTAEFPAGFMTQYPPSMLIGEATHQDLATGFPIGKRFKSVPVMRVADGNPIHLGHHHRADGRWRMYAFPGRAGSGGDAVFRDWAEWLATAPESPVVAYTPADADIDSVFDVKVVYPGAHVEVDIMSVPEIFLPRVGPFELIDYEKVYAAGDEDIFEQRGIDREAGCLVVVRPDQYVAHVLPLTATAELAEFFAGNMLAAHGAHGARAELAEA encoded by the coding sequence ATGCAGTTCCACCACCACGGCTACGTATCCGGCGATCCGCGCATCAGTCCCCCGGCAGGCACCGGGGTGAACCGCCCCGAGCAGCTTCCCGACGAGGTCGACGTGCTCATCGTGGGCTCCGGGCCGGCAGGCATGATCCTGGCTGCACAACTCTCCCAGTTCCCGCAGATCAACACGCGAATCATCGAGCAGCGGCCCGGTCGCCTCGAGATCGGCCAGGCCGACGGCATCCAGGCTCGCAGCGTCGAAACCTTCCAGGCGTTCGGCTTCGCCGAGCAGATCTCCAGCGAGGCCTACCACATCACCGAGATGTGCTTCTGGGGCCCGGATCCGGAGGATCCGACGAAGATCATCCGGACCGATCGGGCCGTGGACGACGAGACCGGCATCAGCGAGTTCCCGCACCTGATCGTGAATCAGGCCAGGGTGCTCGACTACTTCGCCGAGGTGGCGGCGAATTCGCCGACCCGGTTGACCCCGGACTACGCGCTCGAGTTCGTCGGACTGGAGGTAGCCGACGAGGGCGATTTCCCCGTAACCGTGACGCTGCGGGAGGGTGCCGGGGATCGGGCAGGCGAGGAACGCCAGGTGCGTGCCAAGTACGTCGTCGGGTGCGACGGCGCGCGCAGCGCCGTGCGTGAATCGATCGGCAGGAAGCTCGTCGGCACCCACGCCAAGCATGCCTGGGCGGTGATGGACACGCTGGCAGTAACCGACTTCCCCGACATCCGCACCAAGTGTGCGATCCAGTCGCAGGTCGGCAGCATCCTGCTCATCCCCCGCGAAGGCGGTTACCTCTTCCGCATGTACGTCGATCTCGGAGAGATCGCGGACGAAGACCACCACAGGGTCCGGCAGACGACGGTCGAGACAGCGATCGTCAAGGCCAATGCGATCCTGCACCCCTACACGCTCGACGTGAAGAACGTCGCCTGGTACAGCGTCTACGAGGTCGGCCATCGTCTCACCGACAAGTTCGACGACGCGACCCCCGAGACCGGCCGCTCGCCGCACGTGTTCATCACCGGCGACGCGTGTCACACGCACAGTGCCAAGGCAGGCCAGGGCATGAACGTGTCGATGCAGGATGGCTTCAACCTCGGCTGGAAGCTCGCACACGTGCTCACCGGTCGAAGCCCGGAAAAGCTGCTGCAGACCTACTCCGACGAGCGGCAGGTGATCGCGCAGAACCTCATCGACTTCGACAAGGTGTGGTCGACGATGATGGCGAAGAAACCCGAGGAGTTCGAGAGCCCCAAGGAATTGGGGGAGTTCTACGTGCGCACCGCCGAATTCCCGGCCGGGTTCATGACGCAGTATCCGCCGTCGATGCTGATCGGCGAGGCGACGCATCAAGACCTCGCGACCGGGTTCCCGATCGGCAAGCGCTTCAAGTCGGTGCCGGTCATGCGGGTCGCCGACGGAAACCCCATTCACCTGGGGCACCACCACCGCGCGGATGGCCGGTGGCGGATGTACGCCTTCCCCGGCAGGGCTGGATCAGGCGGTGACGCGGTCTTCCGTGACTGGGCCGAGTGGCTGGCGACCGCACCGGAATCACCGGTCGTGGCCTACACGCCGGCCGATGCGGATATCGACAGCGTGTTCGACGTCAAGGTGGTCTACCCCGGGGCGCACGTCGAAGTCGACATCATGAGCGTCCCCGAGATCTTCCTGCCCCGCGTCGGCCCATTCGAGCTGATCGACTACGAGAAGGTGTACGCGGCGGGCGACGAGGACATCTTCGAGCAGCGCGGCATCGACCGCGAGGCCGGATGCCTGGTGGTGGTGCGCCCCGACCAGTACGTGGCGCACGTCCTGCCGCTCACCGCGACCGCCGAACTCGCTGAGTTCTTCGCCGGAAACATGCTCGCCGCGCACGGAGCGCACGGTGCGCGCGCCGAACTCGCTGAGGCCTGA
- a CDS encoding DUF4232 domain-containing protein: MSTFRNPVGPQPSSVYWRRRLIVLLGLIAVVVIIVLIVTRPGSADAGKEPTGATESNQPTDGESSAPAATGDPTECDPSVLKLDAVTDKGEYAAGETPMISMTLTNNGAVACTINAGTDVQELVVGSGQEQYWSSKDCQTNPAAAPITLEPGKPQTTSPIPWERVRSSVDTCEQQDRPEVTAGGASYHLTVRLGEIESESKRFLLY; encoded by the coding sequence ATGTCGACGTTCCGCAATCCCGTCGGCCCGCAGCCCAGCAGCGTGTACTGGCGGCGGCGCCTGATCGTGCTGCTCGGCCTGATCGCCGTAGTTGTGATCATCGTGCTCATCGTCACGCGGCCCGGATCGGCGGATGCCGGCAAGGAGCCGACCGGGGCGACTGAGTCCAACCAGCCGACGGATGGCGAGTCATCCGCGCCGGCGGCGACGGGCGATCCGACTGAGTGCGACCCGTCGGTGCTGAAGCTTGACGCGGTAACCGACAAGGGCGAATACGCGGCCGGCGAGACGCCGATGATCTCGATGACCCTCACCAACAACGGCGCCGTGGCGTGCACAATCAACGCCGGCACCGACGTGCAGGAACTCGTGGTCGGCAGTGGCCAGGAGCAGTACTGGTCGTCGAAGGACTGCCAGACCAACCCGGCGGCAGCGCCGATCACGCTCGAACCGGGCAAGCCGCAGACGACCTCGCCGATCCCGTGGGAGCGGGTCCGTTCCTCGGTGGACACCTGCGAGCAGCAGGACCGCCCCGAGGTCACCGCCGGTGGTGCGAGCTACCACCTGACCGTGCGCCTCGGTGAGATCGAGTCCGAGAGCAAGCGGTTCCTGCTCTACTAA
- a CDS encoding amino-acid N-acetyltransferase, producing MTFTVRPARTSDVPGIQRLIEPLVHERILLGKERVSFYEAVQEFRVAEDADDNLIGCGALHVMWEDLGEVRTLAVARDWLGRGVGHALLDTLESDAQALGLSRLFCLTFEVDFFARHGFQAMSDEIVDADVYAELVRSTDEGVAEFLDLARVKPNTLGNTRMLKHL from the coding sequence GTGACCTTCACTGTGCGCCCCGCCCGGACCAGTGATGTGCCCGGCATCCAGCGACTGATCGAACCGCTTGTTCACGAGCGCATCCTGCTCGGCAAGGAACGGGTGTCGTTCTATGAGGCCGTGCAGGAGTTTCGCGTCGCCGAGGACGCCGACGACAACCTCATCGGCTGCGGCGCCCTGCACGTGATGTGGGAAGACCTCGGTGAGGTGCGCACGCTGGCCGTCGCCCGGGACTGGCTCGGCCGCGGCGTCGGGCATGCGCTGCTCGACACCCTGGAATCCGACGCGCAGGCGCTCGGGTTGAGCCGGCTGTTCTGCCTGACGTTCGAGGTGGACTTCTTCGCCCGGCACGGCTTCCAGGCGATGAGCGATGAGATCGTCGATGCGGATGTCTATGCCGAACTCGTGCGGTCCACCGACGAGGGCGTCGCCGAGTTCCTCGACCTCGCCCGCGTGAAGCCGAACACGCTCGGCAACACCCGCATGCTGAAACACCTTTGA
- a CDS encoding ATP-dependent Clp protease ATP-binding subunit, protein MFERFTDRARRVVVLAQEEAKMLNHNYIGTEHILLGLIHEGEGVAAKALEALGISLDAVRDQVQDIIGQGQQQPTGHIPFTPRAKKVLELSLREALQLGHNYIGTEHILLGLIREGEGVAAQVLVKLGADLNKVRQQVIQLLSGYQGKEAVAAGVDNAAADAKGSQILDQFGRNLTQAAREGKLDPVIGREKEMERVMQILSRRSKNNPVLIGEPGVGKTAVVEGLAQAIVKGDVPETLKDKQLYSLDLGSLIAGSRYRGDFEERLKKVTKEIRTRGDIIVFIDEIHTLVGAGAAEGAIDAASILKPLLARGELQTIGATTLDEYRKHFEKDAALERRFQPVQVQEPSLAHAINILKGLRDKYEAFHKVSITDGALVSAVNLADRYVQDRFLPDKAIDLIDEAGARLRLSILSAPPELREFDERIALVRKQKEDAIEDQDFEKAASLRDEEKKLLGERLRLEKQWRSGDVAASGTVDEGVIAEVLAQATGIPVFKLTEEESARLIFMEKALHQRVIGQDEAVSVLSKTIRRTRAGLKDPKRPSGSFIFAGPTGVGKTELAKALAEFLFDDEDALISLDMSEYGEKHTVSRLFGAPPGFVGFEEGGQLTEKVRRKPFSVVLFDEIEKAHPDIFNSLLQVLEEGRLTDGQGRVVDFKNTVIIMTTNLGTKDITGGPVGFTLEGNTENSYRAMRAKVVEELKKHFKPEFLNRVDETIVFPQLGQDELLQIVDLFVKRLRERLMDRDMTIDLTEAAKKQLITLGFDPALGARPLRRAVQHEIEDRLSEKILHGELNAGDHVHVDMVGGEFIFSTSRQPGREDALAASADPAITAGEAK, encoded by the coding sequence ATGTTTGAGAGATTCACCGACCGAGCCCGTCGTGTCGTCGTCCTGGCCCAAGAAGAGGCCAAGATGCTCAACCACAACTACATCGGTACCGAGCACATCCTGCTCGGCCTGATTCACGAGGGTGAAGGCGTCGCCGCGAAGGCCCTTGAGGCGCTCGGCATCTCGCTCGACGCGGTGCGCGACCAGGTGCAGGACATCATCGGCCAGGGCCAGCAGCAGCCGACCGGGCACATCCCGTTCACGCCGCGCGCGAAGAAGGTCCTCGAGTTGAGCCTGCGTGAGGCGCTGCAGCTCGGCCACAACTACATCGGTACTGAGCACATCCTGCTCGGCCTGATCCGCGAGGGTGAAGGCGTCGCCGCCCAGGTGCTCGTCAAGCTCGGCGCCGACCTGAACAAGGTGCGTCAGCAGGTCATCCAGCTGCTCTCGGGCTACCAGGGCAAGGAAGCCGTCGCGGCAGGCGTCGACAATGCTGCCGCGGACGCCAAGGGTTCGCAGATCCTCGACCAGTTCGGTCGCAACCTGACCCAGGCGGCCCGCGAGGGCAAGCTCGACCCGGTCATCGGACGCGAGAAGGAGATGGAGCGGGTCATGCAGATCCTCTCCCGCCGCTCGAAGAACAACCCGGTGTTGATCGGTGAGCCCGGCGTCGGCAAGACCGCCGTCGTCGAGGGCCTTGCCCAGGCCATCGTCAAGGGTGATGTGCCCGAGACGCTGAAGGACAAGCAGCTCTACTCGCTCGACCTCGGCTCGCTCATCGCCGGTAGCCGCTACCGCGGTGACTTCGAAGAGCGCCTGAAGAAGGTCACCAAGGAGATCCGTACCCGCGGGGACATCATCGTCTTCATCGACGAGATCCACACCCTGGTTGGTGCGGGTGCCGCCGAGGGCGCGATCGACGCGGCCTCGATCCTGAAGCCGCTGCTTGCCCGCGGCGAGCTGCAGACCATCGGTGCGACCACGCTCGACGAGTACCGCAAGCACTTCGAGAAGGATGCCGCGCTCGAGCGCCGCTTCCAGCCGGTGCAGGTGCAGGAGCCGTCGCTCGCCCACGCGATCAACATCCTGAAGGGCCTGCGCGACAAGTACGAGGCGTTCCACAAGGTGTCCATCACCGATGGCGCGCTGGTGTCGGCAGTGAACCTCGCCGACCGCTACGTGCAGGACCGCTTCCTGCCCGACAAGGCCATCGACCTGATCGACGAGGCCGGCGCCCGCCTGCGCCTGTCGATCCTGTCGGCCCCGCCGGAGCTGCGTGAGTTCGACGAGCGGATCGCCCTTGTGCGCAAGCAGAAGGAAGACGCGATCGAGGACCAGGACTTCGAGAAGGCGGCATCGCTGCGCGACGAGGAGAAGAAACTCCTCGGCGAGCGGCTGCGGCTCGAGAAGCAGTGGCGCAGCGGGGATGTCGCGGCCAGCGGCACCGTCGATGAGGGTGTCATCGCTGAAGTGCTGGCGCAGGCCACCGGCATCCCGGTGTTCAAGCTCACCGAGGAGGAATCCGCCCGGCTCATCTTCATGGAGAAGGCCCTGCACCAGCGGGTGATCGGCCAGGACGAGGCCGTCTCGGTGCTGTCCAAGACCATCCGCCGCACCCGCGCCGGACTCAAGGACCCGAAGCGTCCCAGCGGTTCGTTCATCTTCGCCGGCCCGACCGGCGTCGGAAAGACCGAACTGGCCAAGGCGCTCGCCGAGTTCCTGTTCGACGACGAGGACGCGCTGATCTCGCTCGACATGAGTGAGTACGGCGAGAAGCACACCGTCTCGCGGCTGTTCGGCGCCCCTCCAGGCTTCGTCGGTTTCGAAGAGGGCGGCCAGCTCACCGAGAAGGTGCGACGCAAGCCGTTCAGCGTTGTGCTGTTCGACGAGATCGAGAAGGCCCACCCGGACATCTTCAACTCGCTGCTGCAGGTTCTGGAAGAAGGTCGCCTGACCGACGGTCAGGGCCGCGTGGTCGACTTCAAGAACACCGTCATCATCATGACGACGAACCTCGGTACGAAGGACATCACCGGCGGTCCCGTGGGCTTCACGCTCGAGGGCAACACCGAGAACTCGTACCGGGCGATGCGCGCGAAGGTGGTTGAGGAGCTGAAGAAGCACTTCAAGCCGGAGTTCCTGAACCGTGTCGACGAGACCATCGTGTTCCCGCAGCTGGGCCAGGACGAGCTGCTTCAGATCGTCGACCTGTTCGTCAAGCGGCTGCGTGAGCGCCTGATGGACCGCGACATGACGATCGACCTGACCGAAGCAGCTAAGAAGCAGCTGATCACGCTCGGCTTCGACCCGGCGCTCGGCGCGCGTCCGCTGCGGCGCGCGGTGCAGCACGAGATCGAGGACCGCCTGTCCGAGAAGATCCTGCACGGCGAGCTCAACGCGGGCGACCACGTGCACGTGGACATGGTCGGTGGCGAGTTCATCTTCAGCACCAGCCGGCAGCCCGGCCGCGAGGACGCCCTCGCTGCAAGCGCCGACCCGGCGATCACCGCGGGCGAGGCCAAGTAG
- a CDS encoding helix-turn-helix transcriptional regulator yields MGEELTGIHCRLDELLEERGMTLTRLSELVGVSIVNLSVLKNDRARAIRYSTLRAVCDALECEVGDLLVLAD; encoded by the coding sequence ATGGGCGAAGAGCTCACCGGAATTCACTGCCGTCTCGACGAACTGCTTGAGGAGCGCGGGATGACCCTGACCCGACTCAGCGAACTGGTCGGGGTCAGCATCGTGAACCTGTCCGTGCTGAAGAACGACCGGGCCAGGGCCATCCGCTATTCGACCCTGCGCGCCGTCTGCGACGCGCTCGAGTGCGAGGTCGGCGACCTGCTGGTGCTCGCGGACTAA
- a CDS encoding tautomerase family protein encodes MPLVRIDLTEGTSPDYRAAIVEVVYDALRRVAGVPEIDRFMVVSEHKPGNLVMDPTYMVERTDRALIIQITFNAGRTTQVKKDLYRAIADGLHERVGLRTEDVFIGLIEVPKENWSFGNGEAQYVTE; translated from the coding sequence ATGCCGCTAGTGCGTATCGATCTCACCGAGGGGACATCCCCGGACTACCGGGCGGCAATCGTCGAGGTGGTCTACGACGCCCTCAGGCGAGTGGCCGGGGTGCCGGAGATTGACCGGTTCATGGTGGTGTCCGAGCACAAGCCCGGCAACCTCGTCATGGACCCCACATACATGGTCGAGCGCACCGACCGCGCGCTGATCATCCAGATCACGTTCAACGCCGGGCGCACCACCCAGGTGAAGAAGGACCTGTATCGCGCGATCGCCGACGGGCTTCACGAGCGGGTGGGACTGCGCACCGAAGACGTGTTCATCGGGCTCATCGAGGTGCCCAAGGAGAACTGGTCCTTCGGCAACGGGGAAGCCCAGTACGTAACCGAGTAA